The proteins below come from a single Pseudarthrobacter sp. SSS035 genomic window:
- a CDS encoding glutamyl-tRNA reductase: MVLFSLVATHADIDLETVAQLSNGASGIATSALSGSPAVTGAIVLATCNRYEIYGEAPHADDVEAARAALVSEISGLSGLNEQLVSRSFSTRTGPEVSQHLFAVSAGLDSAVVGEREIAGQVRRALITAQHEGTASSGLVRLFQAASKTAKDVGAQTALGSRGLSIVSVALDLATDLSESPDWSAKKVVVFGTGAYAGATMALLRERGCTDISVFSSSGRAEAFVATRGGTALDSESLPVAVAAADVMIGCSGSDTRVEAGELAEIRADSPQPLIAIDLALTHDFDPEVGQLDGVELLTLESVRLAAPQEQAESLTQASGIVSGAAQAFEQEREARSVDSAIVALRRHTMNVLDAEMERVRARHGCTAAAEEVEFALRRMVKQLLHVPTVRARELAANGQQDDYVSALETLYGITVEQPATAAQAECPVDHRGLETA, from the coding sequence GTGGTTCTTTTTTCATTGGTGGCTACACACGCCGACATCGACCTTGAAACCGTTGCTCAACTGAGCAACGGTGCTTCCGGGATCGCCACATCCGCACTCTCCGGATCGCCGGCAGTGACGGGTGCGATTGTGCTTGCCACCTGCAACCGGTACGAAATCTACGGTGAAGCGCCGCACGCTGACGATGTTGAGGCTGCCCGTGCGGCCCTCGTTTCCGAGATCAGCGGCCTTAGCGGCCTCAACGAACAGCTCGTGTCCCGCTCCTTCAGCACACGCACCGGCCCCGAAGTCAGCCAGCACCTTTTCGCCGTCAGCGCCGGGCTGGACTCCGCCGTCGTGGGTGAACGTGAAATTGCCGGCCAGGTCCGCCGCGCACTCATCACCGCCCAGCACGAGGGCACGGCCAGCTCCGGCCTGGTCCGCCTCTTTCAGGCCGCCTCCAAGACAGCCAAGGATGTCGGAGCACAGACCGCCCTCGGTTCCCGGGGCCTGTCCATCGTTTCAGTGGCACTGGATCTGGCCACCGATCTCTCCGAAAGCCCCGACTGGTCAGCGAAGAAGGTAGTGGTGTTCGGCACCGGCGCCTACGCCGGCGCCACCATGGCTCTGCTCCGCGAACGGGGCTGCACCGACATCTCCGTGTTCTCCTCGTCGGGACGCGCCGAAGCGTTTGTCGCCACGCGCGGCGGAACAGCGCTGGACAGCGAATCCCTGCCGGTAGCCGTAGCTGCGGCCGACGTTATGATCGGCTGCAGCGGCTCCGACACCCGGGTCGAGGCCGGCGAACTTGCCGAGATCCGCGCGGACTCTCCCCAGCCGCTGATCGCGATCGACCTCGCCCTCACCCATGACTTTGACCCCGAAGTCGGCCAGCTCGACGGCGTTGAGCTGCTCACGCTGGAATCCGTGCGTTTGGCGGCACCCCAGGAACAGGCCGAGTCCCTCACCCAGGCCAGCGGCATTGTGTCCGGCGCGGCCCAGGCCTTCGAACAGGAACGGGAAGCCCGCTCGGTGGATTCCGCCATCGTGGCGCTCCGCCGACACACCATGAACGTCCTGGATGCGGAAATGGAACGCGTCCGTGCCCGCCACGGCTGCACCGCCGCCGCCGAGGAAGTGGAGTTCGCCCTCCGCCGGATGGTCAAGCAGCTGCTGCATGTGCCCACTGTCCGTGCCCGTGAGCTCGCCGCCAACGGCCAGCAGGACGACTACGTGTCGGCGCTCGAAACCCTCTACGGCATCACCGTGGAACAGCCGGCCACCGCAGCGCAGGCGGAGTGCCCCGTGGACCACCGGGGCCTCGAAACCGCCTGA
- the hemQ gene encoding hydrogen peroxide-dependent heme synthase, whose product MSHTSAESVTKTEESAEQFFTLWTVFKRSEDLVRSADAAADFDALLVRLAEAGVTHRGSYDVSAMRADADVMVWLHGPKPEALQQAIRDIRRSTLFAGTEIVWSAMGVHREAEFAKNHTPAYSRGVAPAEWLCVYPFVRSYEWYILPEDERGKMLRDHGMLGREFPQVISNTVSSFALGDWEWILGLEAPELVDLVDLMRHLRATEARNHVREEIPFYTGRRITAAEVAEVLA is encoded by the coding sequence ATGAGCCACACTTCTGCCGAATCTGTCACTAAAACCGAAGAATCAGCCGAGCAGTTCTTCACTCTCTGGACTGTTTTCAAGCGGTCCGAGGACCTGGTGCGCAGCGCTGACGCTGCCGCCGATTTCGATGCCCTGTTGGTCCGCCTGGCCGAGGCGGGCGTGACGCACCGCGGCAGCTACGACGTCTCGGCGATGCGCGCCGACGCCGACGTCATGGTGTGGCTCCACGGCCCGAAGCCCGAAGCGCTGCAGCAGGCCATCCGCGACATCCGCCGCAGCACGCTTTTCGCCGGAACCGAGATTGTCTGGTCCGCCATGGGCGTGCACCGGGAAGCCGAGTTCGCCAAGAACCACACCCCCGCTTACTCACGCGGTGTGGCCCCGGCCGAATGGCTCTGCGTCTACCCGTTCGTGCGCTCCTATGAGTGGTACATCCTGCCCGAGGACGAACGCGGCAAGATGCTGCGCGATCACGGCATGCTGGGCCGGGAGTTCCCGCAGGTCATCTCCAACACGGTATCCTCCTTCGCCCTGGGCGACTGGGAATGGATCCTGGGACTGGAAGCCCCTGAACTGGTGGACCTCGTGGACCTCATGCGCCACCTCCGCGCAACCGAAGCACGCAACCACGTACGGGAGGAAATCCCGTTCTACACCGGCCGCCGCATCACCGCAGCCGAGGTCGCTGAGGTCCTCGCATGA
- the hemE gene encoding uroporphyrinogen decarboxylase: MTSSSAVSNAVPSVPSDDRALAAGHPLMDGRTADSPLITAYRGGKPSRRPVWFMRQAGRSLPEYLKVREGVAMLDSCLRPELAAEITLQPVRRHDVDAAIFFSDIVIPLKLAGVGVDIVPGVGPVLDKPVRTAADVAALPQLTWEALEPIREAVRLTVAELGKTPLIGFAGAPFTLAAYMVEGKPSRDHLGPRTMMHADPETWTALANWAADASGMFLRAQLEAGASAGQLFDSWAGSLGLADYTKFVAPASARALDHVRHSGAPLIHFGTGTSELLVAMRDVGVDVVGVDYRLPLDEANRRLGGTVPLQGNIDPALLSAPWDVLEAHVRAVIAAGASAPGHVLNLGHGVPPETDPTVLTRVVELIHSISPE, encoded by the coding sequence ATGACTTCCAGCTCCGCCGTGTCCAATGCCGTGCCCAGTGTCCCGTCTGACGACAGGGCTCTCGCTGCCGGCCATCCGCTGATGGACGGCCGAACCGCAGATTCGCCGCTCATCACCGCCTACCGCGGCGGCAAGCCGTCGCGGCGGCCCGTGTGGTTCATGCGGCAGGCCGGGCGCTCCCTGCCGGAATACCTGAAGGTGCGCGAAGGCGTGGCCATGCTGGATTCCTGCCTGCGGCCCGAGCTCGCGGCCGAAATCACGCTGCAGCCCGTCCGGCGCCATGACGTGGACGCTGCCATTTTCTTCTCCGACATCGTTATTCCGCTCAAGCTCGCCGGCGTCGGCGTGGACATTGTGCCGGGCGTGGGCCCCGTGCTGGACAAACCGGTGCGCACGGCTGCAGACGTGGCTGCCCTGCCCCAGCTGACCTGGGAAGCGTTGGAACCGATCCGCGAAGCCGTGCGGCTGACCGTGGCCGAGCTGGGCAAAACCCCGCTGATCGGCTTTGCCGGTGCCCCGTTCACCCTCGCCGCCTACATGGTGGAGGGCAAACCCTCCCGTGACCACCTGGGCCCGCGCACCATGATGCACGCGGACCCGGAAACCTGGACGGCGCTGGCCAACTGGGCCGCCGACGCCTCGGGGATGTTCCTCCGCGCCCAGCTGGAAGCCGGCGCCTCCGCCGGGCAGCTGTTTGATTCCTGGGCAGGGTCGCTGGGCCTGGCCGACTACACCAAGTTCGTGGCACCGGCCTCGGCCCGTGCGCTGGACCATGTCCGCCACAGCGGCGCGCCGCTGATCCACTTTGGTACCGGAACCTCCGAACTGCTTGTTGCCATGCGCGACGTCGGCGTGGACGTTGTGGGAGTGGATTACCGCCTTCCGCTGGATGAGGCCAACCGGCGCCTGGGCGGAACGGTGCCCCTGCAGGGCAACATCGACCCCGCGCTGCTGTCCGCGCCGTGGGATGTGCTGGAAGCCCATGTCCGTGCGGTCATTGCGGCCGGCGCTTCTGCGCCCGGCCACGTGCTCAACCTTGGACACGGGGTGCCGCCGGAAACCGACCCCACGGTCCTGACCCGCGTTGTAGAACTCATCCACTCCATTTCCCCGGAGTAG
- a CDS encoding IS30 family transposase: MARSFPPNTRTEFVDMVCGGMSIVAAARRVGVTHGAGRNWWAQSGHMMTVNMGAVGGLSDPAPTADGPGGRALNLADRGMIQMGRRKGLSYADIGEAIGRDKSVVWREVNRNASADGVYYASVAHTRAHQARRRPKALKLVEDEDLCRLIGVWMDDGWSPKLISAMLAFYFAGDHTMQVSHETIYQALYVQSRGSLRADLAEKLSLKRKQRVPHAADRHKNSPYKEAFKISARPAEVQDRAVPGHWEGDLIIGCDGTAIGTLVERSTRFTILLHLAGDHTAETVAAAMIREMGQLPDHLRRSITWDRGTELAEYAQIQTALETTLYFCDPHSPWQRGTNENTNRLLRFWFEKGSDLSVHTPEDLRRVAAKLNRRPRPTLNLETPANRLNQLLHAA, translated from the coding sequence ATGGCCAGATCATTTCCTCCGAATACCCGCACCGAGTTCGTTGACATGGTGTGTGGCGGGATGTCGATTGTCGCTGCCGCGCGGCGTGTCGGAGTCACGCATGGGGCTGGGAGGAACTGGTGGGCCCAGTCTGGCCACATGATGACTGTGAACATGGGCGCTGTTGGGGGTCTTTCGGATCCGGCACCGACGGCGGACGGTCCGGGTGGCCGGGCGTTGAACTTGGCTGATCGGGGGATGATCCAGATGGGTCGGCGGAAGGGACTCAGCTATGCCGACATTGGTGAGGCGATTGGTCGGGACAAGTCGGTGGTCTGGCGGGAGGTGAACCGGAACGCCAGCGCGGACGGGGTGTATTACGCCTCGGTCGCCCATACGAGGGCGCATCAGGCCAGGCGCCGGCCCAAGGCGTTGAAGCTGGTCGAGGACGAGGATCTGTGCCGGCTGATCGGCGTGTGGATGGATGACGGGTGGAGTCCGAAACTGATCTCGGCGATGTTGGCGTTTTACTTCGCCGGTGATCACACTATGCAGGTGAGCCACGAGACGATCTACCAGGCGCTGTATGTTCAATCCCGCGGAAGTCTGCGGGCAGATCTGGCCGAGAAGCTCAGCCTGAAGCGGAAGCAGCGCGTTCCCCACGCCGCGGACCGGCACAAGAACAGCCCTTACAAGGAGGCGTTCAAGATCAGTGCGCGCCCGGCCGAGGTCCAGGACCGGGCAGTGCCGGGGCATTGGGAAGGTGACCTCATCATCGGCTGCGACGGGACCGCGATCGGAACACTCGTGGAACGCTCGACCAGGTTCACGATCCTCCTCCACCTCGCCGGGGACCACACCGCTGAGACTGTCGCCGCCGCGATGATCCGGGAGATGGGCCAGCTCCCGGATCACCTGCGACGGTCGATCACCTGGGACCGCGGCACGGAACTGGCCGAATACGCCCAAATCCAGACCGCACTCGAGACCACGCTCTACTTCTGCGACCCGCACTCACCCTGGCAGCGCGGGACCAACGAGAACACCAACCGGCTCCTGCGGTTCTGGTTCGAGAAAGGCTCTGACCTCTCCGTTCACACCCCGGAGGACCTCCGCCGGGTCGCCGCGAAACTCAACCGCCGGCCCCGGCCCACCCTTAACCTCGAGACCCCAGCCAACCGGCTGAACCAGCTGCTACACGCGGCATAA
- the hemG gene encoding protoporphyrinogen oxidase — translation MGSSVRPAQTAVVLGGGISGLLAARELAAAGRTVTVLEATASWGGCVGSHVVAGLTLDSGAESFATRSTAVAELAAELGLGGKIVAPRPGGAWVQLPDGPRELPKTGVLGIPANPWDPEVRRSLGFAGSLRASLDKYMPASIGASADVTSVAALVRARMGRRVLERLVAPVVGGVHSADPGLLDVDMVAPGLRAGIREHGSLAAAVAAQRRGSTQPSVAKAGSAVAGLDGGMHTLVSALLSDLRGRGVTLVSGTAADAVERTPDGWRVTAGDAAYDGGLLVVALPGPAAVGLLQAAVPALAGSSPESGPDVRLVTVVVDLPELDRRPRGTGILVAPQTPGIQAKALTHATAKWDWLAAAAGPGTHVLRLSYGRLEAAKPATPETDGSAPALDAELLAAALRDASALLDVPVRGTDVVGWDVVRWQGALPFAAVGHKARVAEVRKLCAAEAGLGIVGGWVAGNGLAAVVADTRKEIRSLLS, via the coding sequence GTGGGCAGTTCCGTGAGACCGGCCCAGACCGCCGTCGTCCTGGGCGGCGGCATCTCCGGCCTGCTGGCCGCCCGCGAGCTGGCAGCTGCCGGACGCACCGTCACCGTCCTGGAAGCAACAGCATCCTGGGGCGGCTGCGTGGGCAGCCACGTGGTGGCCGGCCTCACGCTGGACAGCGGAGCAGAGTCCTTCGCCACACGCTCGACCGCCGTGGCGGAACTTGCTGCTGAACTGGGACTCGGCGGCAAGATTGTGGCGCCCCGCCCGGGCGGCGCCTGGGTGCAGCTTCCGGACGGCCCGCGCGAACTGCCCAAGACCGGAGTCCTGGGCATTCCCGCCAACCCCTGGGACCCGGAGGTCAGGCGGTCCCTCGGATTTGCGGGTTCGCTGCGGGCGTCGCTGGACAAGTACATGCCAGCGTCGATCGGCGCGTCGGCGGACGTCACCAGCGTCGCGGCGCTGGTGCGGGCCCGGATGGGCCGCCGCGTGTTGGAGCGCCTCGTGGCCCCGGTGGTTGGCGGCGTGCACTCCGCGGACCCCGGACTCCTGGACGTGGACATGGTGGCCCCCGGCCTCCGGGCCGGAATCCGAGAGCACGGTTCCCTCGCAGCCGCGGTGGCCGCCCAGCGGCGCGGCTCCACCCAGCCGTCCGTCGCGAAGGCGGGTTCCGCCGTCGCCGGCCTCGACGGCGGGATGCACACCCTGGTTTCGGCCCTCCTCAGCGATCTCCGCGGCCGCGGTGTCACCCTGGTGAGTGGAACAGCCGCGGACGCCGTCGAACGGACGCCGGACGGGTGGCGCGTCACCGCCGGTGACGCAGCGTACGACGGCGGCCTGCTGGTGGTGGCGCTGCCCGGCCCGGCCGCAGTGGGGCTGCTTCAGGCGGCCGTCCCCGCCCTCGCCGGCAGCAGCCCCGAAAGTGGTCCGGATGTCCGGCTCGTCACCGTGGTGGTGGACCTGCCCGAACTGGACCGCAGGCCGCGGGGCACCGGGATCCTGGTGGCCCCCCAGACTCCGGGTATCCAGGCAAAAGCCCTCACGCATGCCACCGCGAAGTGGGATTGGCTGGCCGCTGCGGCAGGTCCCGGGACCCACGTGCTGCGGCTCTCCTACGGCCGCCTGGAAGCCGCGAAACCCGCGACCCCAGAAACCGACGGCTCCGCCCCTGCCCTCGACGCGGAATTACTGGCTGCTGCCCTGCGTGACGCTTCGGCGCTGCTGGACGTCCCGGTGCGGGGGACGGACGTAGTCGGTTGGGATGTTGTCAGGTGGCAAGGGGCCCTGCCGTTCGCGGCCGTGGGACACAAAGCCCGGGTGGCCGAGGTCAGGAAGCTCTGCGCGGCAGAGGCTGGCCTCGGCATTGTGGGCGGATGGGTGGCCGGCAACGGACTCGCCGCCGTGGTGGCCGATACCCGAAAAGAAATTCGCAGCCTGCTCAGCTGA
- the hemB gene encoding porphobilinogen synthase: MSFPNHRPRRLRTTPAMRRLTAEYRLAPADLILPAFIREGLSEPSPITSMPGVMQHTTDSLKRAAAEAVELGVGGIMLFGVPAVRDARGTASLDPDGVLNKAIRDVRAEVGDDLVIMGDVCLDEFTDHGHCGVLDADGYVDNDATLEIYGQMAVAQADAGAHVLGPSGMMDGQIAVIRQALEESGHKNTVILAYAAKYASAFYGPFREAVDSQLKGDRRTYQMDAANRREALLEVELDLEEGADMVMVKPAMSYLDILADVAAMSPVPVSAYQISGEYAMIEAAAANGWIDRRGAITESILGIKRAGANTVLTYWASEVAGWLKDS, translated from the coding sequence ATGAGCTTTCCGAACCACCGCCCGCGCCGCCTCCGCACCACGCCCGCCATGCGCCGGCTCACAGCCGAATACCGCCTGGCGCCTGCCGACCTGATCCTGCCCGCGTTCATCCGCGAAGGCCTCAGCGAACCATCGCCCATCACCTCCATGCCCGGGGTTATGCAGCACACTACGGATTCGCTCAAGCGCGCCGCCGCGGAAGCCGTGGAACTGGGTGTCGGCGGCATCATGCTGTTCGGCGTTCCCGCCGTGCGCGATGCCCGCGGCACCGCCTCCCTGGACCCGGACGGTGTGCTCAATAAAGCCATCCGCGACGTCCGCGCCGAGGTGGGCGATGACCTGGTCATCATGGGCGACGTCTGCCTGGACGAATTCACCGACCACGGCCACTGCGGCGTCCTCGACGCCGACGGCTATGTGGACAACGACGCCACGCTGGAGATCTACGGCCAGATGGCCGTGGCCCAGGCCGACGCCGGCGCCCATGTGCTGGGGCCCTCCGGCATGATGGACGGCCAGATCGCCGTGATCCGCCAGGCCCTTGAGGAATCCGGCCACAAAAACACCGTCATCCTGGCCTACGCTGCCAAGTACGCCTCCGCCTTCTACGGTCCCTTCCGGGAAGCCGTGGATTCGCAGCTCAAGGGCGACCGCCGCACGTACCAGATGGACGCCGCCAACCGCCGCGAAGCCCTCCTTGAGGTGGAGCTGGATCTTGAGGAAGGTGCGGACATGGTGATGGTGAAGCCGGCCATGAGCTACCTGGATATCCTGGCCGACGTCGCCGCCATGAGTCCCGTGCCCGTCTCGGCCTACCAGATCTCCGGCGAATACGCGATGATCGAGGCCGCCGCCGCCAACGGCTGGATCGACCGGCGGGGTGCCATTACGGAATCCATCCTCGGCATCAAGCGGGCCGGCGCCAACACCGTGCTGACCTACTGGGCCTCCGAGGTAGCAGGCTGGCTCAAGGACTCCTGA
- the hemC gene encoding hydroxymethylbilane synthase has product MTVRIGTRASKLALTQTQQTADQLAAVGGFPVELVHITTEGDVKTGSLSQMGGTGVFVAALRDALLQDTCDVAVHSLKDLPTGAAPGLTIAATPKRADVRDVLCARDGLKLADLPHGAKVGTGSPRRAAQLRAARPDLDVQDIRGNVDTRLGRVPGLPGNAAGAPGDLDAVVLAAAGLERIGRLDAVSEFFEMDVMLPAPGQGSLAIECRTADAPRKAGSTQGSQGVLAQALAALNDEDTRLAVTAERAVLARLEAGCAAPVGAFAYRKGSMLYLEAAVCAVDGTKTVREKKATDGLTEVGATLLGIEVAELLLAAGAAEIADLAAS; this is encoded by the coding sequence GTGACCGTACGGATCGGAACCAGGGCCAGCAAACTCGCCCTGACCCAGACCCAGCAGACGGCGGACCAGCTGGCCGCCGTCGGAGGCTTCCCCGTGGAGCTGGTGCACATCACCACCGAGGGCGACGTCAAGACAGGGTCCCTGTCCCAGATGGGCGGCACCGGGGTGTTTGTCGCCGCCCTGCGCGATGCCCTGCTGCAGGACACCTGTGATGTCGCCGTGCACTCGCTCAAGGACCTTCCCACGGGCGCCGCGCCGGGCCTCACCATCGCCGCAACGCCCAAGCGTGCGGACGTGCGGGATGTCCTGTGCGCCCGCGACGGCCTCAAACTGGCTGATCTGCCGCACGGCGCCAAGGTGGGCACCGGCTCGCCGCGCCGCGCTGCCCAGCTGCGTGCCGCCCGTCCTGACCTGGACGTCCAGGACATCCGCGGCAATGTGGATACCCGCCTGGGCCGCGTGCCCGGCCTGCCCGGAAACGCCGCCGGCGCACCGGGTGACCTGGACGCCGTCGTACTGGCCGCGGCAGGCCTGGAACGCATCGGCCGCCTGGACGCCGTCAGCGAATTTTTCGAGATGGACGTGATGCTACCGGCGCCCGGACAGGGTTCGCTGGCCATCGAATGCCGGACGGCTGACGCCCCGCGCAAGGCAGGTTCCACCCAGGGTTCGCAGGGTGTTCTGGCGCAGGCCCTGGCGGCGCTCAACGATGAGGACACCCGCCTCGCCGTGACCGCCGAGCGTGCCGTGCTGGCCCGCCTCGAGGCCGGCTGCGCCGCCCCCGTGGGTGCCTTCGCGTACCGCAAGGGCAGCATGCTGTACCTCGAGGCGGCGGTGTGCGCCGTGGACGGCACCAAGACTGTGCGCGAAAAGAAGGCAACCGACGGTCTCACCGAGGTTGGTGCCACGCTGCTCGGCATCGAGGTGGCCGAGCTCCTGCTGGCTGCCGGCGCCGCGGAGATCGCGGACCTTGCCGCCTCCTGA
- a CDS encoding uroporphyrinogen-III synthase, with product MPPPDDLAGALGGRRVLITRSADRAGPLAALLGGLGAEPLLLPLIDFERAADQPALDAALDDLVAGGFDWLVVSSITTVRVLVEKAVERGTTAAALLPAGTRVATIGPSSRRILEAVGIPVALAPVDIQSAEGLVELWTAAPARVLLPQADFAAPALRDGLAAKGADVTAVVAYHTVDYPARQELRLEAELPSAVGISHAVAPRELSQSQTRRELDAGTLDAVVAASPSAARRIAATLLPLGRCRFIAIGRPTAAEAAALGIPVAATAQVPTPDGIVAALGTVFANEGNTR from the coding sequence TTGCCGCCTCCTGATGACCTGGCGGGCGCTCTGGGCGGCCGGCGCGTCCTGATCACCCGGAGCGCCGACCGTGCCGGGCCGCTGGCCGCACTGCTCGGCGGCCTGGGGGCCGAACCGCTGCTCCTGCCGCTCATCGACTTTGAACGGGCCGCGGACCAGCCGGCCCTCGATGCCGCGCTGGATGATCTGGTGGCCGGGGGCTTCGACTGGCTGGTGGTCAGCAGCATCACCACGGTGCGTGTGCTCGTGGAAAAAGCGGTTGAGCGCGGCACCACGGCGGCGGCACTGCTGCCGGCGGGAACGCGGGTGGCCACGATCGGGCCCTCTTCGCGGCGGATCCTGGAAGCCGTGGGCATTCCTGTGGCGCTGGCCCCGGTGGATATCCAATCCGCCGAAGGGCTCGTGGAACTGTGGACCGCCGCGCCGGCGCGCGTGCTGTTGCCACAGGCCGACTTCGCGGCCCCTGCATTGCGCGATGGCCTGGCAGCCAAGGGCGCCGACGTCACCGCAGTTGTGGCCTACCACACCGTGGACTACCCGGCCCGGCAAGAACTCCGCCTGGAGGCGGAACTGCCGTCCGCCGTCGGAATCTCCCACGCTGTCGCTCCCCGGGAGCTCAGCCAGTCGCAGACCCGCAGGGAGCTCGACGCCGGGACGCTCGACGCCGTCGTGGCCGCCTCGCCAAGCGCCGCGCGGCGCATTGCAGCGACCCTCCTGCCGCTGGGCCGCTGCCGTTTCATCGCCATCGGACGCCCGACGGCGGCAGAAGCCGCCGCCCTTGGCATCCCGGTGGCCGCCACCGCCCAAGTCCCCACCCCGGACGGCATTGTGGCCGCGCTGGGCACCGTATTTGCCAACGAAGGGAACACCCGATGA
- a CDS encoding LLM class flavin-dependent oxidoreductase has translation MHENSEPSVTTPSTPGNPTAPVPADTILLGVSTFGDVDLAADGAPKHHAEVLRQVVEQARVADAVGLHSFGVGEHHRRDFAVSAPDVVLAAIATATENIRLGSAVTVLSSDDPIRVFQRFATLDAISNGRAEVILGRGSFTESFPLFGYDLGDYDALFEEKLDIYDRARSQNPVNWDGRTRASLRGQMVYPHVEGRLLPTWIGVGGSPQSVVRTATYGYPMVLAIIGGEPERFRPYADLYRRTLAEAGKEPQALSVHSPGYVAETDEQALEEYYPHWLATRNKIGAERGWGPAGRGEYEAAADEDGALFVGSPETVAKKIARLKGTLGADRFEMKYSSGTLPHEQMMRSIELFGSKVAPLVADKLADMLADR, from the coding sequence ATGCATGAAAATAGCGAGCCTTCCGTAACCACTCCGTCAACCCCGGGCAACCCCACCGCCCCCGTCCCCGCTGACACCATCCTGCTGGGCGTCAGCACCTTCGGCGACGTTGACCTGGCTGCCGACGGCGCACCCAAGCACCACGCCGAGGTTCTGCGCCAGGTGGTGGAACAGGCCAGGGTGGCCGACGCCGTCGGACTTCACTCCTTCGGCGTTGGGGAGCACCACCGCAGGGACTTCGCCGTCAGCGCGCCGGACGTGGTGCTGGCCGCCATCGCCACGGCCACGGAAAACATCCGGCTCGGCAGTGCGGTCACCGTCCTGAGTTCGGATGATCCCATCCGCGTCTTCCAGCGCTTCGCCACGCTCGACGCCATCTCCAACGGTCGCGCCGAGGTGATCCTGGGCCGGGGTTCGTTTACCGAGTCCTTCCCGCTCTTTGGTTACGACCTGGGCGACTACGACGCCCTGTTCGAGGAGAAGCTGGACATCTATGACCGCGCGCGGTCCCAGAACCCGGTGAACTGGGACGGCCGCACCCGGGCGTCGCTGCGGGGCCAGATGGTGTACCCGCACGTGGAGGGGCGCCTGCTTCCCACCTGGATCGGCGTGGGCGGTTCGCCCCAGTCCGTGGTCCGCACGGCCACCTACGGGTACCCCATGGTCCTGGCGATCATCGGCGGCGAACCCGAGCGCTTCCGTCCCTACGCCGATCTGTACCGGCGCACGCTTGCCGAAGCCGGCAAGGAACCGCAGGCCCTCTCAGTGCACTCTCCCGGCTATGTGGCCGAGACTGACGAGCAGGCCCTCGAGGAGTACTACCCGCACTGGCTCGCCACGCGGAACAAGATCGGCGCGGAACGCGGCTGGGGACCGGCCGGGCGCGGCGAATACGAAGCCGCGGCTGACGAGGACGGCGCCCTGTTCGTTGGTTCCCCGGAGACCGTGGCGAAAAAGATCGCCCGGCTCAAGGGCACCCTCGGTGCGGACCGCTTCGAGATGAAGTACAGCAGCGGCACGCTGCCCCACGAGCAGATGATGCGCTCCATCGAACTGTTCGGTTCCAAGGTGGCGCCGCTCGTTGCAGACAAGCTTGCGGACATGCTCGCGGACCGCTGA